Sequence from the bacterium genome:
TGGTAAAAATAAAGCCATATTAGATAATTCAAGTTGTATTGTTATTGCTCTAGGCTGTGTTAAATTTTCTCTTGCGTGTTAACTCGTAACTATTTAAATTCTTAAAGTTGTTTTAGCAATTACGATCATATAATTAAGGATGTATTATGATAACATATAATATTGTAAAGAAACTAAGCGAGCTAGAAGCCCTTGTCCTCGATGTCGATGGTGTTCTCACGCCGGGATCATTGGAGTATTTGGACGACGGAAATCAGGGTAAGTTTTTCGATGTTCGTGATGGTCTCGGTCTTGTTGCACTTACTGGACTTGGAATACAGCTCGCGATAATCACCGGTAAGAGTTCCGAGCTAGTGGAGCGAAGAGCATCGGAACTCAGAGTAAAAGACCTCTATCAAGGGTATTCTTATAAGGTGCCGGCGCTCGATGATTTTTTATCGAAACGCGGTCTAAAGGCCGACCGAGTCGGCTTTGTTGGTGATGATGTCATCGATATACCTGCAATGGAGAGGTGTGGTTTTAGCGCTTGTCCAGCTAATTCGGTATTTGCGGTGCGCAGGTTAGCTCATTGGACGACGCGCGCCTCTTCGGGACAAGGATGTCTTCGTGAACTTGCGGAGATGATCATCTCTGCAAAGACTGGTTGTTTTCCACCTGATAAGTTTCTCATCGACTGGGCCCGTGAACTGGAGATTCGTTGAAAAAAGGACCCTTTTATAGGCGATATATTCGACCAATTAAACATATGGTCGGTTATTGGATTGTTTCAACATTAGTTTTTTTCCTACGCGCATTTCCTCGTTCTATAGCTCTTTGGAAGGCTTCGATATTGGGTAATCTTTTTTATTTCATTCTGAAAAAAGACAGAAATATCGCCTTAAAAAACATAGCCATAGTTTTTCCTGACCTTTGTTATGAAGAGAAAAAAACTCTCGCGAGAGATTGTTTTCGTCAGACAGCTATGAACCTCGTAGATACAGTTAGGGCGAAATCTATAATCGAAAGCGAACCGCGCCTTTGGGAAATCGAAGGCGAAGAATACCTTCGCGATACAGCCAAAAAGCACAACGGCGCAATAGTCATCAGCGGACACATAGGATGTTTCGAGCTATTAGCCGGTATCTGGACAAAACTTGGTGTAGATGTCGCTGTTGTTGGTCGCAAGCTTTACGACGAGCGTATCGATAGGCTTCTTGTAAAACAGCGAGAAGACATGGGCGTGAAAAATATAGCCTCGGATGCACATCCCAAAAAGGTGCTATCGATGCTCAAATCCGGTTGTTTTATTGGAACTCTAATAGACACCAACACCAAGAGCGTCGATGGTCAGTCTGCGCCATTTTTTGGCCGCGAAGTTAGGACTATCTCAGCGCCTGCAGGGCTGACACGCCTTGCTGGGGCAGCCCTATTGCCTATGGCAATCTACAGAAAAAAGAAGAATCGCTTTGTTTTACGTGTTTGGCCACCGATTGAATCTCCCATGACTGGGGATAAACGGGAAGATATTCGTCAACTTCTTATAAAGGCCAATAGAGCTATCGAAACTATGATTCTTCATCAGCCCAACCAATGGATATGGTATCATGATCGGTTCGGCAAATAGCTTATAACAATACATAACAAGGACTTAGCTAAAAGTATTGCAATCGGCATGTATATTGCTTATAATTTACGTGTGACGACGCAAATTGGAGATATTTTGTTGAACCTAACCGATCGCATGTTTGTTTTTGTTTGTTTATCGATTGGATTTTTGTTTGTTGGGTGCTCACCGAATTACCAAGAATCATCTGATCCTGTTAAATCTCAGTCTGCCGATAGGATAATGCATAATGCGGATATAGAGATATCCCAAGCCGGCAAACCATCAGGACACCTCAAAGCGGATAGTCTCCTTTTCTTCGATAAAGAAGACCGAATATTTGGTTACAATATTACAGTCGATTTCTTCGATACTGATGGAGAGCTTAGCGGCAATCTCTCTGCTGATTCAGGCTGGATCGAGAATAAAAACCAACGGATCACCGTCTATAGCAATGTTTATGTAGTCACTCGGGAAGATGTTCGAATGTGGACCGATTCATTGG
This genomic interval carries:
- a CDS encoding HAD-IIIA family hydrolase, whose amino-acid sequence is MITYNIVKKLSELEALVLDVDGVLTPGSLEYLDDGNQGKFFDVRDGLGLVALTGLGIQLAIITGKSSELVERRASELRVKDLYQGYSYKVPALDDFLSKRGLKADRVGFVGDDVIDIPAMERCGFSACPANSVFAVRRLAHWTTRASSGQGCLRELAEMIISAKTGCFPPDKFLIDWARELEIR
- the lptC gene encoding LPS export ABC transporter periplasmic protein LptC; protein product: MTTQIGDILLNLTDRMFVFVCLSIGFLFVGCSPNYQESSDPVKSQSADRIMHNADIEISQAGKPSGHLKADSLLFFDKEDRIFGYNITVDFFDTDGELSGNLSADSGWIENKNQRITVYSNVYVVTREDVRMWTDSLAYYPELSRIRTSAGVKIDKDGEYITGEGLDSDLEFTDIRITNNVSGRLKQD